One window of the Dermacentor andersoni chromosome 10, qqDerAnde1_hic_scaffold, whole genome shotgun sequence genome contains the following:
- the LOC126544635 gene encoding acetylgalactosaminyl-O-glycosyl-glycoprotein beta-1,3-N-acetylglucosaminyltransferase-like, with protein MEPFSRSCNKRKFLVIAVATLSSIIFMAQIRKAEIATAPHPVHRVVEQQERRTTLPTEQLSEDMAPQGCQHRIDSLDGPGPDEEWHSGGWAVRQLCSQPLDTLFFVHTAPKNWKRRAQLRATLFEEAARTAFNWTGIFFIGKHEDPLVNMWTKLEVGATGDVVMLPYNDTFFTIIHKFVGGMRWVTEYCPNVRTIVKIDDDVGVQPFQLRQYLDEELPKNNDSIHCYVWVDNDVYRDPNSKYCVPEDDLVQDVYPLYCSGRSMIMTMETMRKLFRASKIVKGYAIDDAYVSGHLALFANVGHVNISSRMDWDSADSTESMVRGNLTFTHKKFAHETSIVRRGQWGLMLWMHMMQTPGRRALNFSDRLVDRLYRRDFFKTRRSLKKGHYLRSRSDRQHRVAHSNRSAESVKRRMISQS; from the coding sequence ATGGAGCCGTTTTCTCGGAGTTGCAACAAGAGGAAATTCCTCGTCATCGCAGTGGCGACCCTGTCGAGCATCATATTCATGGCCCAGATAAGGAAGGCAGAAATCGCAACGGCGCCGCATCCCGTCCATCGAGTAGTCGAGCAACAGGAACGCCGTACGACACTGCCTACTGAACAGCTTTCAGAAGACATGGCACCGCAGGGCTGCCAGCACCGAATCGACTCTCTGGATGGACCAGGACCAGACGAGGAGTGGCACAGTGGTGGCTGGGCAGTCCGCCAGCTTTGCAGCCAACCTCTGGACACACTGTTCTTCGTGCACACGGCGCCGAAGAACTGGAAACGCCGTGCTCAGCTGCGTGCCACTCTGTTCGAAGAGGCCGCCCGGACCGCTTTCAACTGGACCGGCATCTTCTTCATTGGGAAACACGAAGACCCCCTGGTGAACATGTGGACGAAGCTCGAGGTAGGCGCTACAGGGGACGTCGTGATGCTACCCTACAACGACACCTTCTTTACAATTATCCACAAGTTCGTCGGCGGCATGCGATGGGTGACCGAGTACTGTCCCAACGTGCGCACCATCGTCAAGATCGACGATGACGTAGGCGTACAGCCGTTCCAGCTTCGGCAATACCTGGACGAGGAGCTGCCAAAGAATAACGACTCTATACATTGCTACGTGTGGGTGGACAATGATGTATACCGTGACCCCAACAGCAAGTACTGCGTCCCGGAAGACGACCTCGTCCAAGACGTCTACCCTTTGTACTGTTCTGGTAGGTCCATGATCATGACGATGGAAACGATGCGGAAGCTTTTCAGGGCATCGAAGATTGTCAAGGGTTACGCCATTGACGACGCCTACGTGAGCGGGCACCTCGCTTTGTTCGCAAACGTTGGACACGTAAACATCAGTTCACGCATGGACTGGGATTCCGCAGACAGCACTGAATCCATGGTCAGAGGAAATCTGACCTTCACACACAAGAAATTCGCACATGAAACTTCCATTGTCCGCAGAGGGCAGTGGGGACTGATGCTCTGGATGCATATGATGCAGACTCCTGGTCGGCGCGCATTGAACTTCTCCGACCGACTTGTGGATAGGTTGTACCGACGCGATTTTTTTAAGACACGACGCTCCTTAAAGAAAGGGCATTACTTGCGATCGCGTTCCGATCGCCAACACCGTGTGGCACATTCGAACCGTAGTGCCGAGTCTGTAAAGAGAAGAATGATATCACAATCTTGA